Proteins from one Tenrec ecaudatus isolate mTenEca1 chromosome 8, mTenEca1.hap1, whole genome shotgun sequence genomic window:
- the LOC142454956 gene encoding zinc finger protein 350-like isoform X2, with amino-acid sequence MWKLEPLTFNDVAVKFTRKELQLLNSAQKTLYQDVMLENYRNLVSIEIQKDDDHLLEHLQCERCIDRMEWCYKCNTYSQHKNNFPPKETYEMFGLHEKNVKSDLIILELNQNRSNKIQKSVALTEDEKTFLHSEQEQFNTEMKFPECEPPRFMKSQCIQHQESDEIEKPHTGDKCGTTFIEDSVFYEHQIIGILDKTYECSQCRQIFKKMFKLNEHYQKSHEGQKLGKCLQCGKNFHSVSYLKGHQEPHVAGMSYVCSECGKGFTRKSDLTAHQQTHPGEKPHICGEYGKAFIRKTLLTVHQRTHTGEKPHVCGEYGKGFSQKSKFTVYQRTHTGEKSYVCGQCGKTFLTKDVLTVHQ; translated from the exons gaaccactgacattcaacgatgtggctgtaaagttcacccggaaggaattgcagctcctgaactctgctcagaaaaccctatatcaggatgtgatgttggagaactatcgcaacctggtttccattg aaatccagaaagatgatgatcatttgcttgagcacttgcaatgtgaaagatgcattgacagaatggaatggtgctacaaatgtaatacatattctcagcataaaaataattttcctccaaaggaaacttatgagatgtttggattacatgaaaaaaatgtaaaatcagatttaatcattctggaattaaatcagaacagaagcaacaaaatacagaagtcagttgcgctcactgaagatgagaaaacttttctccacagtgaacaagagcaatttaatactgaaatgaaattccctgagtgtgaaccacccaggttcatgaagtcacagtgcattcagcatcaggagtctgatgaaattgagaaaccacacacaggcgataaatgtggaacaaccttcattgaagactctgtgttctatgaacaccagattattggtatactagataagacctacgaatgcagtcagtgtcggcaaatattcaagaaaatgttcaaactcaatgaacattatcaaaaaagtcatgaaggacaaaagctaggaaaatgcttgcaatgtgggaaaaattttcacagtgtatcatacctcaagggacatcaggaacctcatgtggcaggaatgtcctatgtatgcagtgaatgtgggaaaggcttcactaggaagagtgatctcactgctcatcagcaaactcatcctggagagaaaccccacatatgtggtgaatatggaaaagcctttatcaggaagactcttctcactgttcatcagcgaactcatactggagagaaaccccatgtatgtggtgaatatggcaaaggctttagccagaagagtaaatttactgtttatcagcgaactcatactggtgagaaatcctatgtatgtggtcaatgtggaaaaacctttctcacgaaggatgttctcaccgttcatcagtga
- the LOC142454956 gene encoding zinc finger protein 350-like isoform X1, translating to MAKAQEPLTFNDVAVKFTRKELQLLNSAQKTLYQDVMLENYRNLVSIEIQKDDDHLLEHLQCERCIDRMEWCYKCNTYSQHKNNFPPKETYEMFGLHEKNVKSDLIILELNQNRSNKIQKSVALTEDEKTFLHSEQEQFNTEMKFPECEPPRFMKSQCIQHQESDEIEKPHTGDKCGTTFIEDSVFYEHQIIGILDKTYECSQCRQIFKKMFKLNEHYQKSHEGQKLGKCLQCGKNFHSVSYLKGHQEPHVAGMSYVCSECGKGFTRKSDLTAHQQTHPGEKPHICGEYGKAFIRKTLLTVHQRTHTGEKPHVCGEYGKGFSQKSKFTVYQRTHTGEKSYVCGQCGKTFLTKDVLTVHQ from the exons gaaccactgacattcaacgatgtggctgtaaagttcacccggaaggaattgcagctcctgaactctgctcagaaaaccctatatcaggatgtgatgttggagaactatcgcaacctggtttccattg aaatccagaaagatgatgatcatttgcttgagcacttgcaatgtgaaagatgcattgacagaatggaatggtgctacaaatgtaatacatattctcagcataaaaataattttcctccaaaggaaacttatgagatgtttggattacatgaaaaaaatgtaaaatcagatttaatcattctggaattaaatcagaacagaagcaacaaaatacagaagtcagttgcgctcactgaagatgagaaaacttttctccacagtgaacaagagcaatttaatactgaaatgaaattccctgagtgtgaaccacccaggttcatgaagtcacagtgcattcagcatcaggagtctgatgaaattgagaaaccacacacaggcgataaatgtggaacaaccttcattgaagactctgtgttctatgaacaccagattattggtatactagataagacctacgaatgcagtcagtgtcggcaaatattcaagaaaatgttcaaactcaatgaacattatcaaaaaagtcatgaaggacaaaagctaggaaaatgcttgcaatgtgggaaaaattttcacagtgtatcatacctcaagggacatcaggaacctcatgtggcaggaatgtcctatgtatgcagtgaatgtgggaaaggcttcactaggaagagtgatctcactgctcatcagcaaactcatcctggagagaaaccccacatatgtggtgaatatggaaaagcctttatcaggaagactcttctcactgttcatcagcgaactcatactggagagaaaccccatgtatgtggtgaatatggcaaaggctttagccagaagagtaaatttactgtttatcagcgaactcatactggtgagaaatcctatgtatgtggtcaatgtggaaaaacctttctcacgaaggatgttctcaccgttcatcagtga